One genomic region from Proteus vulgaris encodes:
- the nth gene encoding endonuclease III yields the protein MNQAKRIEILTRLRDDNPQPTTELKFDSPFELLISVLLSAQATDVSVNKATAKLYPVANTPQAILTLGVDGLKKYIKTIGLYNTKAENVIKTCQILVDKYNSEVPENREALEALPGVGRKTANVVLNTAFGWPTIAVDTHIFRVSNRTGFAPGKNVNEVEQKLLKVVPAEFKVDCHHWLILHGRYTCIARKPRCGSCIIEDLCEFKEKTDPE from the coding sequence ATGAATCAAGCAAAACGTATTGAAATTCTAACTCGGTTGCGTGATGACAATCCGCAACCAACGACAGAGCTAAAATTTGACTCTCCGTTTGAACTATTGATCTCCGTATTACTCTCTGCACAAGCCACTGATGTGAGTGTTAATAAGGCAACAGCTAAGCTTTACCCTGTTGCCAATACGCCACAGGCGATACTAACTTTAGGTGTCGATGGTCTTAAGAAATACATTAAAACCATTGGTCTATATAATACTAAAGCTGAAAATGTGATTAAGACGTGTCAAATCTTAGTCGATAAATATAACAGCGAAGTTCCTGAAAACAGAGAAGCCCTAGAAGCCTTACCTGGCGTCGGTCGCAAAACAGCAAATGTCGTTTTAAACACCGCATTTGGCTGGCCAACAATCGCTGTCGATACGCATATCTTTAGAGTGAGTAATCGCACAGGTTTCGCCCCAGGTAAAAATGTCAATGAAGTCGAACAAAAACTGTTAAAGGTTGTTCCGGCAGAATTTAAAGTTGATTGTCACCATTGGCTTATTCTTCATGGTCGTTATACCTGTATTGCACGAAAACCACGGTGTGGCTCTTGTATTATTGAAGATCTTTGTGAATTTAAAGAAAAAACAGATCCTGAATAA
- a CDS encoding electron transport complex subunit E, producing MNSIKELFSQGLWKNNSALVQLLGLCPLLAVSSTATNALGLGIATTLVLFCTNVAVSSLRRWVPSEIRIPIYVMIIASVVSAVQLLINAYAYGLYQSLGIFIPLIVTNCIVIGRAEAFAAKNEVFPSAIDGLAMGLGATAALFVLGAIREVLGNGTLFDGADLLLGEWAQVLRVEIVHLDSPFLLAILPPGAFIGLGFMLAAKYLIDERQKKRSASTTKTYEKEQGCGSHIVKN from the coding sequence ATGAACTCAATTAAAGAGCTCTTTTCTCAAGGGTTATGGAAAAACAACTCGGCTTTAGTGCAATTACTTGGGTTGTGCCCTTTACTGGCGGTTTCCTCAACCGCAACAAATGCCTTGGGTCTCGGTATTGCGACAACATTAGTCCTATTTTGCACAAATGTTGCCGTTTCTAGCTTACGTCGTTGGGTTCCCTCTGAAATTCGTATCCCAATTTATGTTATGATAATTGCGTCAGTCGTCAGTGCTGTGCAATTACTGATCAACGCATACGCCTATGGCTTATATCAATCTTTAGGGATCTTCATTCCATTGATCGTCACTAACTGTATTGTTATTGGTCGTGCTGAAGCTTTTGCGGCTAAGAATGAAGTTTTTCCTTCTGCTATTGATGGTCTAGCGATGGGATTAGGTGCAACTGCGGCGCTCTTTGTTTTAGGTGCTATACGTGAAGTATTAGGTAACGGTACATTATTTGACGGGGCTGATTTACTATTAGGTGAATGGGCACAAGTATTAAGAGTTGAGATAGTACATTTAGACTCACCCTTCTTACTTGCTATTTTGCCACCGGGTGCTTTTATCGGCTTAGGCTTTATGTTAGCAGCAAAATACCTAATTGATGAAAGACAGAAAAAGCGCAGCGCTTCGACAACTAAAACTTACGAAAAAGAACAAGGCTGTGGTAGTCATATCGTTAAAAATTAA
- the rsxG gene encoding electron transport complex subunit RsxG, with translation MIEILKRHGLTLAIFAACTTGLTAVVYHLTADTIAEQVALEKQKLLDQVIPKAMYNNSLSKDCYLLTAPELGNTKPHKLYVARLDGKPIAAALESTAPDGYSGAIELLVGADFKGNVLGVRVTAHNETPGLGDKIETRISDWITTLSNRFISSENDPHWAVKKDGGDFDQFTGATITPRAVVNSSKRTAWLIQSLPEKLDTLSVCEAN, from the coding sequence ATGATCGAAATCTTAAAACGCCATGGACTCACATTAGCTATCTTTGCTGCCTGTACTACGGGCTTAACCGCCGTGGTCTATCACCTCACAGCAGATACTATTGCAGAGCAAGTTGCCTTAGAGAAACAAAAATTATTGGATCAAGTGATCCCTAAAGCAATGTATAACAATTCGCTTTCTAAAGATTGCTATCTTCTTACCGCACCAGAGTTAGGTAATACCAAGCCCCATAAACTTTATGTTGCCCGTTTAGACGGTAAACCCATCGCTGCTGCATTAGAATCTACAGCACCCGATGGATATTCAGGTGCCATTGAACTTCTTGTCGGTGCCGACTTTAAAGGAAATGTCCTTGGTGTGCGTGTTACTGCTCATAATGAAACACCGGGGCTGGGTGATAAAATTGAAACACGTATTTCGGATTGGATCACGACACTGAGTAATAGATTCATTTCCAGTGAAAACGATCCACACTGGGCAGTAAAAAAAGATGGCGGAGATTTTGATCAATTTACGGGTGCGACGATCACCCCTCGTGCTGTCGTCAACTCATCAAAGCGTACTGCATGGTTAATACAATCTTTACCAGAGAAACTGGATACACTCTCTGTCTGTGAGGCAAATTAA
- the rsxD gene encoding electron transport complex subunit RsxD: MKFRPIQNNNSKLKIASSPFTHNQQSTSQVMLWVTLAALPGILSQIYFFGLGTIYQIVLAIIVALVTETLCVKLKKEDPLLYLKDNSALLTGVLLAISIPPLAPWWIIVLGTFVAIVIAKHIYGGLGQNPFNPAMVGYVVLLISFPVQMTSWMPPVELQAVSYNVMDSLSIFFTGHTSSGLTLEDLRRSVDGITQATPLDSFKTGLLTHSIDEVLATPILQGEFAGIGWQWVNVAYLVGGLILLYKRIISWHIPVAMISVLALCSVISWGIDPTRYSQPLLQIFSGATMLGAFFIATDPVSASTTPKGRLIYAGMIGLLVWVIRVYGGYPDAVAFSVLLANIAVPLIDSYTRPRVYGH; this comes from the coding sequence ATGAAATTCAGACCAATACAAAATAACAATAGTAAATTAAAAATTGCGAGTTCACCTTTTACGCATAATCAACAGTCCACCAGCCAAGTTATGCTATGGGTAACATTAGCAGCACTGCCGGGGATTTTAAGCCAGATCTATTTTTTTGGCCTAGGAACTATTTACCAAATTGTGTTAGCGATTATCGTAGCGCTTGTCACTGAAACACTCTGCGTAAAACTCAAAAAAGAAGATCCTTTACTGTATCTGAAAGACAATTCCGCACTGCTGACTGGCGTATTGCTTGCCATTAGTATTCCGCCTTTAGCGCCATGGTGGATCATTGTGTTAGGTACTTTTGTTGCCATTGTTATCGCAAAACATATTTATGGCGGTTTAGGACAAAATCCATTTAACCCTGCAATGGTGGGATATGTGGTTTTACTGATCTCTTTCCCAGTACAGATGACTTCATGGATGCCTCCAGTTGAATTACAAGCTGTCTCTTACAATGTAATGGATAGTTTAAGTATCTTCTTTACGGGACATACATCATCTGGCTTAACACTTGAAGATTTAAGACGCTCTGTTGATGGCATTACACAAGCAACACCTCTTGATAGCTTTAAAACGGGCTTATTAACTCACTCTATTGATGAAGTGTTAGCGACACCTATTTTACAAGGTGAATTTGCAGGTATTGGCTGGCAATGGGTGAATGTAGCTTATTTAGTGGGTGGATTAATTCTGCTTTATAAACGCATTATTAGTTGGCATATTCCTGTTGCGATGATTTCTGTATTAGCACTATGCTCGGTTATTAGCTGGGGCATTGATCCTACACGTTACTCACAACCGCTATTACAAATTTTCTCTGGAGCAACCATGTTAGGGGCATTTTTTATTGCCACTGATCCAGTTAGCGCCTCAACAACGCCTAAAGGTCGTTTAATTTATGCAGGGATGATTGGTTTATTAGTTTGGGTTATCCGTGTTTATGGCGGATATCCAGATGCCGTTGCTTTCTCTGTATTACTTGCCAATATCGCTGTACCTCTTATTGATAGCTATACACGCCCTCGTGTTTACGGGCATTAA
- the rsxC gene encoding electron transport complex subunit RsxC — MFNLFSLFKKDKIWDFKGGIHPPEMKLQSSRTPMRIAQLPDEVIIPIHQHLGVPGQLCVSVGEHVLKGQPLTKGVGRTLPVHASISGTVTAIEPFPSAHPSGLPEIAVRIQSDGKDEWREKSPIIDYQSESRDTLLNRIHEAGIAGLGGAGFPTASKLKGGGDLVKTLIINAAECEPYITADDRLMQEHADEVIAGCQVLIHLLSPDEVLIGIEDNKPEAIESLKNALNAVPDEKRIFIRVIPTKYPSGGAKQLTKILTGKEVPSGGRSSDIGVLMQNVGTVVAIKRAIIDDEPLIERVVTVTGNGAKTPGNFWARLGTPIYSLLKQAGFVAGSEQMVIMGGPLMGFTLPDLNAPVVKITNCLLIPSVEEMDTDNLEEACIRCGHCVDACPSGLLPQQLYWFSKGKEHEKAQQHNLFDCIECGACAFVCPSNIPLVQYYRQEKAEIREIDAEAKRAAEAKARFEAKKIRMEREKLEREARHQRAAVKLDDEEHGEVQSALSRVKAKQSIGKIISVKAGEEPDNAAAIAARKKRKEEVRAKQAAKLAQQKALETSSANIASESEDADPRKAAVAAALARVKAKKAQQASEASSTVEAPTQNIEAEEVDPRKAAVAAALARVKAKKTQQASEASSTVEAPTQNIEAEEVDPRKAAVAAALARVKAKKAQQASEASSTVEAPTQNIEAEEVDPRKAAVAAAIARAKAKKEAQQAPAETTIDEVPTQNVEAEEVDPRKAAVAAAIARVKAKKDAQQAPAETTTDEAPAQNAEAEEVDPRKAAVAAAIARVKAKKEAQQAQAETTTDEAPAQNAEAEEVDPRKAAVAAAIARVKAKKEAQQAQAETTIDEVPTQNAEAEEVDPRKAAVAAAIARVKAKKEAQQAQAETTTDEAPAQNAEAEEVDPRKAAVAAAIARVKAKKEAQQAQAETTTDEAPAQNAEAEEVDPRKAAVAAAIARVKAKKEAEQRRAKEEVTLD, encoded by the coding sequence ATGTTTAATCTCTTTTCGTTATTTAAAAAAGATAAAATCTGGGATTTTAAAGGCGGTATTCATCCTCCTGAAATGAAATTACAGTCAAGTCGTACACCAATGCGTATCGCGCAATTGCCTGATGAAGTGATTATTCCTATTCATCAGCACTTAGGTGTACCGGGTCAACTTTGTGTCAGCGTAGGTGAGCATGTATTAAAAGGTCAACCATTAACAAAAGGGGTTGGCAGAACATTACCTGTACATGCTTCTATCTCTGGTACAGTTACGGCAATAGAACCATTTCCAAGTGCTCATCCTTCTGGATTACCTGAAATTGCGGTAAGAATTCAATCTGATGGTAAAGATGAATGGCGAGAGAAATCCCCTATCATCGATTACCAATCAGAAAGTAGAGATACATTACTTAACCGTATCCATGAAGCAGGTATTGCAGGATTAGGGGGCGCGGGATTCCCAACTGCATCAAAATTAAAAGGTGGTGGCGACCTCGTTAAAACACTCATCATCAATGCAGCAGAGTGTGAACCTTATATCACAGCAGACGATCGCTTAATGCAAGAACATGCTGATGAAGTGATTGCTGGGTGTCAGGTCTTAATTCACCTTCTGTCTCCAGATGAAGTGTTAATTGGTATTGAGGATAATAAGCCTGAAGCCATTGAGTCATTAAAAAATGCCTTAAATGCTGTACCTGATGAGAAACGTATTTTTATTCGTGTTATCCCAACTAAATACCCATCAGGTGGTGCTAAACAACTAACCAAAATCTTAACTGGTAAAGAAGTTCCATCAGGAGGACGTTCATCTGATATTGGCGTTTTGATGCAAAACGTAGGTACGGTTGTTGCCATCAAACGTGCCATTATTGATGATGAGCCATTAATTGAACGTGTTGTCACGGTTACAGGTAATGGCGCTAAAACACCGGGTAATTTTTGGGCTCGTTTAGGTACCCCCATTTACTCATTGCTAAAACAAGCTGGTTTTGTTGCAGGCTCTGAACAAATGGTGATTATGGGTGGACCATTAATGGGCTTTACCTTACCAGACTTAAATGCCCCTGTTGTTAAGATAACCAACTGCCTACTTATCCCTTCAGTCGAAGAGATGGATACAGATAATCTTGAAGAAGCCTGTATCCGTTGTGGTCATTGTGTTGATGCTTGCCCTAGTGGTTTATTACCGCAACAACTTTACTGGTTTAGTAAAGGTAAAGAGCATGAGAAAGCACAACAGCATAATTTATTTGATTGTATTGAATGCGGTGCATGTGCATTTGTCTGCCCTAGTAATATTCCGCTAGTTCAATACTATCGCCAAGAAAAAGCAGAAATACGTGAAATTGATGCGGAAGCAAAACGTGCGGCTGAGGCAAAAGCACGTTTTGAAGCGAAAAAAATACGTATGGAACGCGAAAAACTTGAGCGTGAAGCTAGACATCAACGTGCCGCAGTTAAACTTGATGATGAAGAGCACGGTGAAGTTCAATCTGCACTTTCTCGCGTAAAAGCGAAACAAAGTATTGGCAAAATTATTTCTGTTAAAGCGGGTGAAGAGCCAGATAACGCAGCTGCGATTGCCGCACGTAAAAAACGTAAAGAGGAAGTCAGAGCAAAACAAGCGGCTAAATTAGCACAGCAAAAAGCTCTAGAAACTTCAAGTGCGAATATAGCGAGTGAGAGCGAAGATGCTGATCCGCGCAAAGCTGCTGTTGCCGCTGCATTAGCTCGCGTTAAAGCCAAAAAAGCACAACAAGCTTCTGAAGCATCATCAACTGTAGAAGCACCTACTCAAAACATTGAAGCAGAAGAAGTCGATCCTCGCAAAGCTGCCGTTGCCGCTGCATTAGCACGTGTTAAAGCCAAGAAAACACAGCAAGCTTCTGAAGCATCATCAACTGTAGAAGCACCTACTCAAAACATTGAAGCAGAAGAAGTCGATCCACGCAAAGCTGCCGTTGCTGCCGCATTAGCACGTGTTAAAGCTAAAAAAGCACAGCAAGCTTCTGAAGCATCATCAACTGTAGAAGCACCTACTCAAAACATTGAAGCAGAAGAAGTCGATCCACGTAAAGCTGCTGTCGCTGCCGCCATTGCTAGAGCAAAAGCAAAGAAAGAAGCTCAACAAGCTCCTGCGGAAACAACAATTGATGAAGTGCCGACTCAAAACGTTGAAGCGGAAGAAGTCGATCCGCGTAAAGCTGCCGTTGCCGCTGCTATTGCTAGAGTAAAAGCAAAGAAAGACGCTCAACAAGCTCCAGCAGAAACAACAACTGATGAAGCGCCTGCTCAAAACGCTGAAGCGGAAGAAGTCGATCCGCGCAAAGCTGCTGTTGCCGCTGCTATTGCCAGAGTAAAAGCAAAGAAAGAAGCTCAACAAGCTCAAGCAGAAACAACAACTGATGAAGCGCCTGCTCAAAACGCTGAAGCGGAAGAAGTCGATCCGCGCAAAGCTGCCGTTGCCGCCGCCATTGCTAGAGTAAAAGCAAAGAAAGAGGCTCAGCAAGCTCAAGCAGAAACAACAATTGATGAAGTGCCTACGCAAAATGCTGAAGCAGAAGAAGTCGATCCGCGCAAAGCTGCCGTTGCCGCTGCTATTGCTAGAGTAAAAGCAAAGAAAGAAGCCCAACAAGCTCAAGCAGAAACAACGACTGATGAAGCGCCTGCTCAAAACGCTGAAGCGGAAGAAGTCGATCCGCGCAAAGCTGCCGTTGCCGCTGCTATTGCTAGAGTAAAAGCAAAGAAAGAAGCCCAACAAGCTCAAGCAGAAACAACGACTGATGAAGCGCCTGCTCAAAACGCTGAAGCGGAAGAAGTCGATCCACGCAAAGCTGCTGTTGCTGCTGCCATTGCCAGAGTAAAAGCGAAAAAAGAAGCCGAACAACGTCGAGCTAAAGAAGAAGTTACCTTGGATTAA
- the rsxB gene encoding electron transport complex subunit RsxB: MNSLWIAIGVLGALGLIFGLILGYSARRFKVEEDPIVEKIDAILPQSQCGQCGHPGCRPYADAVANNGEMINRCAPGGEQVMLKIAELMGVDPQPLDGDEEALNPIRKVALIDEDNCIGCTKCIQACPVDAIVGATRAMHTVIEDLCTGCDLCVPPCPTDCITLVPVKVTTSNWKWDLNTIPVKNIPAEPEETPEDEPSLKTEDNAHV; encoded by the coding sequence ATGAATTCTTTATGGATAGCAATTGGCGTACTTGGTGCGCTAGGTCTTATCTTTGGGCTAATTCTGGGATATTCCGCACGCCGTTTTAAAGTGGAAGAAGATCCTATTGTCGAAAAAATTGACGCAATATTACCTCAAAGCCAATGCGGACAATGTGGTCATCCTGGGTGTCGTCCTTATGCGGATGCAGTCGCAAACAATGGTGAGATGATTAACCGTTGTGCGCCGGGTGGCGAACAAGTGATGTTAAAAATAGCTGAATTGATGGGCGTTGATCCTCAACCGCTTGATGGTGACGAAGAAGCATTAAATCCAATTAGAAAAGTCGCCTTAATTGATGAAGATAATTGCATAGGATGTACTAAGTGTATTCAAGCGTGCCCTGTTGATGCCATTGTGGGTGCCACACGTGCTATGCATACCGTTATTGAAGACTTATGTACTGGATGTGACTTATGTGTGCCTCCTTGCCCTACTGATTGTATCACCTTGGTTCCTGTCAAAGTCACAACCTCAAACTGGAAATGGGATTTAAATACAATCCCTGTAAAAAACATTCCAGCAGAGCCAGAAGAAACACCTGAAGATGAACCGTCATTAAAGACGGAGGATAACGCTCATGTTTAA
- the rsxA gene encoding electron transport complex subunit RsxA, which translates to MTDYLLLFVGTVLVNNFVLVKFLGLCPFMGVSKKLETAIGMGFATTFVMTLASISSWLMDNFILVPLDLLYLRTLSFILVIAVVVQFTEMVVRKTSPTLYRLLGIFLPLITTNCAVLGVALLNINQAHTFMQSAVYGFGAAVGFSLVMVLFAAIRERLAVANVPAPFKGASIGLITAGLMSLAFMGFSGLVKL; encoded by the coding sequence ATGACTGATTACTTGCTTCTATTCGTCGGCACCGTATTGGTGAATAACTTTGTACTCGTCAAATTCCTTGGTTTATGCCCATTTATGGGTGTATCAAAAAAATTAGAAACCGCGATTGGTATGGGATTTGCGACAACCTTTGTTATGACTCTCGCCTCGATTAGTTCTTGGCTGATGGATAATTTTATTTTAGTTCCTTTGGACTTACTTTATTTACGCACACTGAGCTTTATTTTAGTTATTGCAGTAGTTGTACAATTCACTGAAATGGTCGTAAGAAAAACAAGCCCGACACTCTATCGTTTATTAGGGATCTTCTTACCTTTAATTACCACAAACTGCGCTGTATTAGGTGTGGCATTATTAAATATCAATCAAGCCCACACATTTATGCAATCTGCCGTTTATGGTTTTGGTGCAGCCGTTGGTTTCTCTCTTGTAATGGTATTATTTGCCGCTATTAGAGAACGCTTAGCCGTCGCCAATGTACCCGCACCATTTAAAGGTGCTTCAATTGGTTTAATTACCGCAGGTTTAATGTCTCTCGCCTTTATGGGTTTTAGTGGTTTGGTGAAACTGTAA
- a CDS encoding DUF2569 domain-containing protein, which yields MKFDLKANTQNNLSGKAPITGWLLAPLAYMILSVIGSGLMSVLYIIKYFSDFSILHQLPFHLISSWYLSALTTWVMFSFTLYLLRQFFYRAKNFPRLFIFWLLINLLLAIKSFGFAPVDDQTALQSLLWSVFSTVCFVPYIKYSKRVRETFTQVR from the coding sequence ATGAAATTTGATCTCAAAGCAAACACGCAGAATAACCTTTCAGGAAAAGCGCCTATTACAGGGTGGTTGCTTGCGCCATTGGCTTATATGATCTTGTCAGTGATTGGTTCTGGGTTGATGTCTGTTCTGTATATTATTAAATATTTTTCAGACTTTTCGATCCTCCACCAGCTTCCATTTCATTTGATATCAAGTTGGTATCTCTCTGCGTTAACAACGTGGGTAATGTTTAGCTTTACGCTTTATCTACTAAGACAATTTTTTTATCGCGCTAAAAACTTTCCACGTCTGTTCATTTTTTGGTTGCTAATCAATTTACTATTAGCAATTAAGAGCTTTGGTTTTGCACCTGTTGACGACCAAACAGCATTACAATCCCTTCTATGGTCTGTATTCTCGACTGTCTGCTTTGTGCCTTATATCAAGTACTCTAAACGTGTTCGTGAAACTTTCACACAAGTTCGATAA
- a CDS encoding oxidoreductase yields MAIKLNVGIIGYGYASKTFHAPLITTTEGLNLSAISSSDENKVKQDFPHITVYADPQALINDPSIDLIIIPTPNNTHYSLASQALEKGKHVIVDKPFTLTLEEAEKLTQQATDAGKLLSVFHNRRWDSGFLTVKKLLADKTLGDISAYEAHFDRFRPTVRQRWREDAGIGGGLWYDLAPHVLDQAVCLFGEPKAITADIAQLRPNAKNADYFHALLEYDNLRVVLHASMLVASPTPIFAIHGTKGSYVKYGLDTQEDALKAGYLPNQTYNWGMDSQDGELTTLSESGELETTTLTTLSGDYPAYYQQIYRAITLGEENPVTPIQATAIMRLIEAGEISNRLKQTITL; encoded by the coding sequence ATGGCAATTAAACTCAATGTTGGGATTATCGGATATGGCTATGCAAGTAAAACCTTTCATGCTCCGCTAATAACAACAACCGAAGGTTTAAATCTTAGTGCAATTTCAAGCTCTGATGAAAATAAAGTTAAACAAGATTTTCCTCACATTACCGTTTATGCAGACCCCCAAGCACTTATTAATGATCCCTCAATAGACTTAATCATTATTCCAACGCCGAATAATACTCACTATTCACTGGCTTCACAGGCTCTAGAAAAAGGTAAACATGTTATTGTTGATAAACCGTTTACATTGACACTGGAAGAAGCTGAAAAATTAACTCAGCAAGCAACAGATGCCGGTAAACTTCTCTCTGTTTTTCATAATCGTCGTTGGGATTCTGGTTTCTTAACCGTTAAAAAACTTTTAGCTGATAAAACACTCGGTGATATCAGTGCCTATGAAGCACATTTTGATCGTTTCCGTCCAACAGTTCGTCAACGTTGGCGAGAAGATGCAGGAATTGGCGGTGGGCTTTGGTACGATCTCGCGCCTCATGTTCTTGATCAAGCGGTTTGCCTATTTGGTGAGCCTAAAGCAATTACTGCGGATATTGCTCAATTACGTCCTAATGCAAAAAATGCCGATTACTTTCATGCATTACTAGAATATGACAATCTTAGAGTCGTTCTTCATGCTTCTATGTTAGTTGCGTCTCCAACACCTATTTTTGCTATTCATGGGACAAAAGGTAGCTATGTTAAATATGGTTTAGATACCCAAGAAGACGCCTTAAAAGCCGGTTATCTCCCTAATCAAACTTATAATTGGGGAATGGATAGTCAAGATGGTGAATTAACAACACTGTCAGAGTCTGGTGAATTAGAAACAACCACACTCACTACACTTTCTGGTGATTATCCTGCTTATTATCAACAAATTTATCGTGCAATTACATTGGGTGAAGAAAACCCCGTTACGCCAATACAAGCAACAGCCATTATGCGTTTGATTGAAGCTGGCGAAATTTCTAATCGTTTAAAACAAACCATTACGCTATAA
- a CDS encoding bile acid:sodium symporter family protein codes for MSWWQKLKLDPFLMIMICVVTLATLLPAQGDIKVLFQYLTTGAIALLFFLHGAKLSREAILAGLGHWRLHLTVFASTFILFPILGLGLQVIVPEWMSPTVYMGFLYLCALPATVQSAIAFTSVAGGNVAAAICSASASSILGVFLSPVLVGFLMQTQGSAEDFDTAGAIQSILLQLMVPFIIGHLSRPLIGRWVDKHKKLVNRTDRSSILLVVYVAFSEAVVEGIWHKIDGWSLLTIAVVSCILLAIVIFVNVYSARLLGFNKEDEITIVFCGSKKSLANGVPMANVLFPAATVGVMLLPLMIFHQIQLMVCAVLAQRYANQAKEAEKK; via the coding sequence ATGTCTTGGTGGCAAAAACTAAAACTTGATCCTTTTCTCATGATTATGATTTGTGTGGTGACGCTGGCAACGCTGCTACCCGCACAAGGCGATATTAAAGTCCTGTTCCAATATCTTACGACCGGTGCGATAGCACTGCTGTTCTTCTTGCATGGAGCGAAGCTTTCTAGAGAGGCGATACTTGCCGGGCTTGGGCATTGGCGTTTACATCTTACTGTATTTGCCAGTACCTTTATTCTTTTCCCTATTTTGGGGCTAGGGTTACAAGTTATTGTGCCTGAATGGATGTCACCAACTGTCTATATGGGTTTTTTATATCTTTGTGCGTTACCTGCAACGGTTCAATCTGCCATTGCCTTTACTTCTGTGGCTGGGGGAAATGTAGCGGCTGCTATTTGTAGTGCATCTGCGTCCAGTATTCTTGGTGTTTTCCTTTCGCCGGTATTAGTCGGTTTTTTAATGCAAACGCAAGGTTCTGCGGAAGATTTCGACACGGCAGGGGCTATTCAATCAATCTTACTGCAACTGATGGTACCTTTTATTATTGGCCATTTATCTCGACCTTTAATTGGTCGTTGGGTTGATAAACATAAAAAATTAGTTAATAGAACGGATCGTTCCTCTATTTTACTGGTGGTTTATGTGGCATTTAGTGAAGCTGTTGTTGAAGGGATCTGGCATAAAATTGACGGTTGGTCGCTATTAACGATTGCAGTAGTGAGCTGTATTTTGTTAGCAATTGTCATTTTTGTGAACGTATACAGTGCTAGACTGCTTGGTTTTAATAAAGAAGATGAGATAACCATTGTTTTTTGTGGCTCTAAAAAGAGCTTAGCAAATGGTGTACCTATGGCGAATGTGTTATTTCCTGCGGCGACGGTTGGAGTAATGTTATTACCATTAATGATATTCCATCAGATCCAATTAATGGTTTGTGCTGTGTTAGCACAGCGCTACGCTAATCAAGCGAAAGAAGCTGAAAAGAAATAA
- the add gene encoding adenosine deaminase produces the protein MIDTQLPLTDLHRHLDGNIRPQTILELAKQHNIALPAYELEALRPHVQITKNEPSLVSFLQKLDWGVAVLADLDACRRVAYENVVDVVNAGIDYAELRFSPYYMAMKHQLPVEGVVEAIVDGVQSALQSHDVDIRLIGILSRTFGENACQQELNGLLKHQDKITALDLAGDELGFPGHLFQPHFNRARDTGWNITVHAGEAAGAESIWHAIKELGASRIGHGVKAIEDPRLMDYLAEHQIGIESCLTSNIQTSTINSLAEHPLKTFLEHGILASLNTDDPAVEGIELKHEYTVAAPAAGLTPEQIRQTQINGLKMAFISQAERDALIKKVSSR, from the coding sequence GTGATTGACACACAGTTGCCTTTAACCGATTTACATCGCCATTTAGATGGTAATATCCGTCCTCAAACCATTTTAGAGTTAGCAAAACAGCATAATATTGCACTGCCGGCTTATGAATTAGAAGCTTTGCGCCCTCATGTGCAAATCACAAAGAATGAGCCAAGTCTTGTTAGCTTCCTACAAAAATTAGATTGGGGTGTGGCGGTTTTAGCCGACTTAGATGCATGTCGTCGTGTTGCTTATGAAAACGTTGTGGATGTGGTTAATGCGGGTATTGATTACGCTGAACTGCGTTTTTCTCCTTACTACATGGCAATGAAACATCAACTCCCTGTTGAAGGTGTCGTGGAAGCTATTGTTGATGGCGTACAGAGTGCATTGCAGTCTCACGATGTAGACATTCGTTTAATCGGTATTTTAAGCCGTACCTTTGGTGAAAATGCCTGCCAACAAGAACTTAATGGCTTGCTAAAACATCAAGATAAAATTACTGCGCTTGATTTAGCGGGTGATGAATTAGGTTTCCCTGGCCATTTATTCCAGCCCCATTTTAATCGTGCTCGTGATACTGGCTGGAATATTACTGTTCACGCAGGTGAAGCTGCGGGTGCAGAAAGCATTTGGCATGCGATTAAAGAATTAGGTGCAAGCCGTATTGGTCATGGTGTTAAAGCTATTGAAGATCCTCGTTTAATGGACTACCTCGCCGAGCATCAAATCGGTATTGAGTCTTGCTTAACATCGAATATTCAAACCAGTACTATCAATTCGTTAGCAGAGCATCCATTAAAAACATTTTTAGAGCATGGCATTCTTGCCTCTCTTAATACCGACGATCCTGCGGTTGAAGGTATTGAGCTAAAACACGAATATACCGTTGCGGCACCAGCGGCTGGATTAACGCCAGAGCAAATCCGCCAGACACAGATTAATGGCTTAAAAATGGCATTTATTAGCCAAGCAGAACGTGATGCATTAATTAAGAAAGTCAGTTCACGTTAA